One window of Chamaesiphon minutus PCC 6605 genomic DNA carries:
- a CDS encoding relaxase/mobilization nuclease domain-containing protein, whose protein sequence is MISRTTHGSNFKGLLDYLLNPEKRPEIIANYMFGNNPTDLAREFNEVASLRPTTKLPVRHISLSFAPGDVVDRLDRESIVNRVMTHMGYDDCQFIGIAHHRDDPGHDLPHDHDHLHIVVNAVDVYGRRVSDSWDRFKIQPILRGIERDFGLQPVKNSWEVKQEKVHKLNPDLEIFQLVDRSLENCPNLETWIDRLQESQIDVLFALRQDNQVNGITYLQGSRAYKGSEIGVSWNAVARQVPTTPDNLPLIRAANDKSQEHRMDLGEIERQNFDRAVMMANMVVKGRERIKTGRLDIKRDGDTLTAYRMRPHRQIFKAIETLGGWEPVGFPNIERIDLNLLTKLSGYKDAPAYILEEQDLTIVRVADEIALREPQRAFHQRRIDSEGTSELCASRQAAFPLGNRSSELPHSSSIPVTLKQIIDLKNYYVNSPEGRAKPEGSDALEKFDIYKLQLSQHGKAATGDPNLKMTNKFFKTFESDRIKLCAADRANLDAASAFATEQAQIALEIAQASSLELRQRSRGCSR, encoded by the coding sequence ATGATTAGTCGCACGACACATGGCAGCAATTTTAAAGGACTGCTCGATTATTTGCTCAATCCTGAAAAACGACCAGAAATTATTGCTAACTATATGTTTGGGAACAATCCTACCGACTTGGCGCGGGAATTTAATGAGGTTGCCAGTCTCCGACCTACGACCAAACTACCCGTGCGGCATATCTCCCTGTCTTTCGCCCCTGGGGATGTTGTAGATCGTCTCGATCGGGAATCGATCGTCAATCGAGTTATGACGCACATGGGTTACGATGACTGTCAATTTATCGGGATCGCCCACCACCGCGACGATCCAGGACACGATTTGCCCCACGACCACGACCATCTACATATCGTTGTGAATGCTGTTGATGTCTACGGTCGAAGAGTTTCTGATAGTTGGGATCGGTTCAAGATTCAACCGATTCTTCGAGGGATCGAGCGCGATTTTGGCTTGCAGCCCGTTAAAAATTCCTGGGAGGTAAAGCAGGAAAAGGTTCATAAGCTAAATCCAGACCTAGAGATTTTCCAACTAGTCGATCGATCCCTTGAAAACTGCCCCAATCTAGAGACTTGGATCGATCGCTTGCAGGAGTCCCAAATCGATGTCCTGTTTGCGCTACGGCAAGATAATCAGGTCAATGGCATCACTTATCTTCAAGGTAGTCGGGCATATAAGGGCAGCGAGATTGGGGTAAGTTGGAATGCGGTCGCTCGACAAGTCCCGACCACCCCCGACAACCTGCCACTGATTAGGGCGGCTAATGATAAAAGCCAGGAGCATCGCATGGATCTGGGCGAGATCGAGAGACAGAACTTCGATCGGGCGGTGATGATGGCAAATATGGTAGTCAAGGGGCGCGAACGGATCAAAACCGGACGACTCGACATCAAACGAGATGGCGACACTCTGACGGCTTACCGGATGCGTCCGCATCGCCAAATCTTTAAGGCGATCGAGACACTGGGGGGATGGGAACCTGTGGGATTTCCCAATATCGAGCGTATAGATCTCAATTTATTGACGAAACTATCTGGCTATAAAGACGCGCCAGCTTACATATTAGAAGAGCAGGATCTGACAATCGTTCGCGTAGCGGATGAAATCGCGCTGAGGGAACCTCAGCGTGCGTTTCACCAGCGACGCATCGACTCGGAGGGAACCTCCGAGTTGTGTGCGTCAAGACAAGCAGCGTTCCCTTTGGGAAATCGATCGTCAGAGTTACCACACTCAAGCAGTATCCCAGTGACCTTGAAGCAAATCATCGATCTCAAGAACTACTATGTCAACTCTCCTGAAGGACGCGCTAAACCAGAGGGCAGCGACGCTCTAGAGAAGTTTGACATCTATAAATTGCAACTATCTCAGCATGGTAAAGCGGCAACTGGCGATCCAAATCTCAAGATGACGAATAAGTTTTTTAAGACCTTCGAGTCTGACCGAATAAAGCTTTGTGCCGCAGACCGAGCTAACTTAGACGCGGCTTCGGCGTTTGCTACCGAACAGGCACAGATCGCTCTTGAAATCGCCCAAGCATCTTCGCTAGAACTCAGGCAACGCAGCCGTGGATGTTCGAGATAA